In a single window of the Synergistaceae bacterium genome:
- a CDS encoding Rpn family recombination-promoting nuclease/putative transposase → MKMLKHTLMNDILFKMLFVQYPELLRVLAAVLLDIKHESITEFTVTNPEIPPESLGEKFCRLDVNMIVDGQRVDLEVQTGDEGDYPERSLYYWARDFSSA, encoded by the coding sequence ATGAAGATGTTGAAACACACGTTAATGAATGACATACTGTTCAAGATGTTGTTTGTGCAGTATCCTGAGTTGCTTAGAGTGTTGGCCGCTGTGCTTCTCGACATAAAGCACGAAAGCATAACGGAGTTTACCGTAACCAACCCGGAAATACCGCCGGAATCGCTCGGAGAAAAGTTCTGTCGGCTCGACGTCAATATGATTGTGGACGGTCAGCGGGTTGATCTGGAAGTGCAGACAGGCGACGAGGGTGATTACCCGGAGCGTTCCTTATATTACTGGGCTCGGGATTTCTCGTCGGC